Proteins encoded within one genomic window of Microcebus murinus isolate Inina chromosome 8, M.murinus_Inina_mat1.0, whole genome shotgun sequence:
- the CTDSP1 gene encoding carboxy-terminal domain RNA polymerase II polypeptide A small phosphatase 1 isoform X1 has translation MDSSAVITQISKEEARGPLRGKGDHKSAAAQKPRSRGILHSLFCCICRDDGEALPTHSGAPLLVEENGAIPKQSPVQYLLPEAKAQDSDKICVVIDLDETLVHSSFKPVNNADFIIPVEIDGVVHQVYVLKRPHVDEFLQRMGELFECVLFTASLAKYADPVADLLDKWGAFRARLFRESCVFHRGNYVKDLSRLGRDLRRVLILDNSPASYVFHPDNAVPVASWFDNMSDTELHDLLPFFEQLSRVDDVYSVLRQPRPGS, from the exons ATGGACAGCTCGGCCGTCATTACTCAGATCAGCAAGGAGGAGGCTCGGGGCCCGCTGCGGGGCAAAG GTGACCACAAGTCAGCAGCCGCCCAGAAGCCCCGAAGCCGGGGCATCCTCCACTCACTCTTCTGCTGCATCTGCCGTGATGATGGGGAGGCCCTGCCCACCCACAGTGGGGCACCCCTACTCGTGGAGGAGAATGGTGCCATCCCCAAG CAGAGCCCGGTCCAGTACCTGCTCCCGGAGGCCAAGGCCCAGGACTCAGACAAGATCTGCGTGGTCATTGACCTTGATGAGACCCTGGTGCACAGCTCCTTTAAG CCAGTGAACAACGCTGACTTCATCATCCCTGTGGAGATTGATGGGGTGGTCCACCAg GTCTACGTGCTGAAGCGGCCTCACGTGGATGAGTTCCTGCAGCGGATGGGCGAGCTCTTTGAGTGCGTGCTCTTCACTGCCAGCCTGGCCAAG tacGCAGACCCAGTAGCTGACCTGCTGGATAAGTGGGGGGCCTTCCGGGCCCGGCTGTTTCGAGAGTCCTGCGTCTTCCACCGGGGGAACTACGTGAAGGACCTGAGCCGACTGGGCCGTGACTTGCGGCGGGTGCTCATCCTGGACAACTCGCCTGCCTCCTACGTCTTCCATCCGGACAACGCC GTACCAGTGGCCTCGTGGTTTGACAACATGAGTGACACAGAGCTCCACGACCTCCTCCCCTTCTTCGAGCAACTCAGCCGTGTGGACGACGTGTACTCAGTGCTCAGGCAACCTCGTCCTGGGAGCTAG
- the CTDSP1 gene encoding carboxy-terminal domain RNA polymerase II polypeptide A small phosphatase 1 isoform X2 — translation MDSSAVITQISKEEARGPLRGKGDHKSAAAQKPRSRGILHSLFCCICRDDGEALPTHSGAPLLVEENGAIPKSPVQYLLPEAKAQDSDKICVVIDLDETLVHSSFKPVNNADFIIPVEIDGVVHQVYVLKRPHVDEFLQRMGELFECVLFTASLAKYADPVADLLDKWGAFRARLFRESCVFHRGNYVKDLSRLGRDLRRVLILDNSPASYVFHPDNAVPVASWFDNMSDTELHDLLPFFEQLSRVDDVYSVLRQPRPGS, via the exons ATGGACAGCTCGGCCGTCATTACTCAGATCAGCAAGGAGGAGGCTCGGGGCCCGCTGCGGGGCAAAG GTGACCACAAGTCAGCAGCCGCCCAGAAGCCCCGAAGCCGGGGCATCCTCCACTCACTCTTCTGCTGCATCTGCCGTGATGATGGGGAGGCCCTGCCCACCCACAGTGGGGCACCCCTACTCGTGGAGGAGAATGGTGCCATCCCCAAG AGCCCGGTCCAGTACCTGCTCCCGGAGGCCAAGGCCCAGGACTCAGACAAGATCTGCGTGGTCATTGACCTTGATGAGACCCTGGTGCACAGCTCCTTTAAG CCAGTGAACAACGCTGACTTCATCATCCCTGTGGAGATTGATGGGGTGGTCCACCAg GTCTACGTGCTGAAGCGGCCTCACGTGGATGAGTTCCTGCAGCGGATGGGCGAGCTCTTTGAGTGCGTGCTCTTCACTGCCAGCCTGGCCAAG tacGCAGACCCAGTAGCTGACCTGCTGGATAAGTGGGGGGCCTTCCGGGCCCGGCTGTTTCGAGAGTCCTGCGTCTTCCACCGGGGGAACTACGTGAAGGACCTGAGCCGACTGGGCCGTGACTTGCGGCGGGTGCTCATCCTGGACAACTCGCCTGCCTCCTACGTCTTCCATCCGGACAACGCC GTACCAGTGGCCTCGTGGTTTGACAACATGAGTGACACAGAGCTCCACGACCTCCTCCCCTTCTTCGAGCAACTCAGCCGTGTGGACGACGTGTACTCAGTGCTCAGGCAACCTCGTCCTGGGAGCTAG